From the genome of Mycobacterium kansasii ATCC 12478:
GGCCTGGACGCCGGTTGGCACCTGAAGTTGCCGGCCGGGCCGGACGCCCGAACCGAGATCCATTTCCCTATCACGGGCGGGGACGCCGTGCCGGCGGAGTTGCTGGATGTGGTGCTGGCGATCGTCCGTGACCGTCCCGTCGAGCCGGTCGCACGGATCACCACCCGACGGGAAAGCCAGTTCCTCTACGGCGCCGACGGCACCGCGTTGGCCGAGTTCTGCAATGACCACGTCACCGCGTGGTCGGCCGGACAAGCCGACGGCTCCGATGCCGGGCCCGCCGAACAGCAGTGGCGGGAATGGGAACTCGAGCTCATCGACGCGACCGGGGCCGCCGGTGACGAGCTGCTCAACCGGCTGAGTAACCGGTTGCTCGACGCCGGGGCCGCCCCCGCCGGGCACGGCTCCAAGCTGGCCCGGGTGCTGGGCCGGACGTCGCGGTCGGCGCGCGGGCCGGTGCCGGTGGATCCGGTCCACCGGGCGGTGGCCCAGCACGTGGAAGAGCTGCTGACCTGGGATCGCGCGGTGCGCGCCGACGTCGACGACTCGGTGCACCAGATGCGGGTGACCACCCGCAAGATCCGCAGCCTGCTGCGGGAGGCCCCGGATTCGTTCGGATTGGCCGACGGCGCATGGGTTCTCGACGAACTGCGTGAGCTCGCCGGTGTCTTGGGGGTGGCGCGCGACGCCGAGGTGCTCGCCGAGCGCTATCAACACGAACTGGACGGGCTGGACCCGGAGTTGGTGCGCGGGCCCGTGCGCGAACGCCTCGTCGAGGGCGCCCGTCGGCGATATCAGACGGGATTGCGACGGTCGCTGATCGCGATGCGCTCGAAGCGATACTTCCGCCTTTTGGATGCTCTCGACGCGATGGTGGCCGAATATCCGGTGACCACGTTCGGGCCGGGACCCGAACAGGCGACCCCGCCCAACATCGACGCGGCCTACCGTCGCGTCAAGAAAGCCGCCAAGGCCGCCAAGGCGGCGCGGGCCGCCCACGCGGCAGGTGCCGCAGCGGACGAGGCCGAGGGAGGCGCGGCCGCAGTAATCCACCCCAATGAGGCACTACACCGAATCCGCAAGCGCGCCAAACGATTACGCTATACCGCAGCGGCTACCGGAGCCAACGGGGTGGCCCAGCAGGCGAAGGCCGTCCAGACGTTGCTCGGAGATCATCAAGACAGCGTCGTCAGCCGGGAACATCTTCTCGAGCAGACCGAAGCCGCACATGCCGCGGGCGAGGACACCTTCACCTACGGCCTGCTCTATCAGCAGGAAAGCGATCTTGCCGAAAGCTGCCGGGCACAGCTCGGCGCGACGCTGCGCAAACTCGACAAAGCGGTGCGTAAAGCACGACCTTGAGCCGCACGATGCGAATCCCGGCGCGGAGCTAGCGCGGGCGAGTTGGCCTGTAAGCCGGATTCTGTTCCCTGCCGCCGCGGCTGAACCAACGGCGGCACGGCGGCGACCATCCATCTGGACACACCGTCACCGGGTGCCTCGAGCGGCCTACCCGCAGACTCGGGCGAGCAACCCTCCGGCGTCTGCGCGGCCGCACCTTCGTGCGGCCTTCTTGGCCTTGCTTCGGGTGGGGTTTGCCTAGCCACCCCGGTCACCCGGGATGCTGGTGCGCTCTTACCGCACCGTTTCACCCTTACCACCACGAGGATGGCGGTTTGTTTTCTGTGGCACTTTCCCGCGAGTCACCTCGGATTGCCGTTAGCAATCACCCTGCTCTGTGAAGTCCGGACTTTCCTCGGCTCGGCGCCGATCCTTGCGAACCAACTCGAGCCGCGGCCGCCCGGCCAACTCGTCCGCGACCAACACCGTACCTCCTGCGCATATTCCAAGGCCAGCGTTCGTTTGGCCACCGCGATTCAATATCGTTTCTATATCGTCTGCCTCGGCAGCATGTGACGACGGGAGGAGCGGATCGATGTCGTCGACCCGGTGGCAAACCCGCGCCGACTCCGGCGACTGGGACGCCATCGCCGCACAGCTCAGCGCCCACGGCGGCGCTTTGCTACCCAGGCTGCTCACAGTCACCGAGGCGGCGCGCCTCCGCAGGCTGTACACCAGAGACGACCTGTTCCGCAAGACCGTCGACATGGAGCGCCACCGCTATGGCGCCGGCGAATACCGCTACTTTCGACAGCCCTACCCCGAGCCGCTCGAGCAACTCAAGCACGCCTTGTATCCCCGGCTGCTGACCATCGCCCGGGACTGGTGGGCCAAACTGGGCCGAGACAGCGCCTGGCCGGACACCTTGGACGAATGGCTGCAGAGGTGCCATGCCGCCGGCCAGACCAAGCCCACCGCGCTGCTGTTGCGATATCGCGCCGGGGATTGGAACGCCCTGCACCGTGACCTCTACGGCGACTTGGTGTTTCCGCTTCAGGTGGTGATCAACCTCAGCGACCCAGCCACCGATTACACCGGCGGCGAGTTCCTCCTGGTCGAGCAGCGGTACCGAGCCCAATCCCGGGGCACCGCAACGCAATTGCCGCAAGGGCATGGGTACGCATTCACCACTCGGGACCGCCCGGTGCCCTCGGCTCGCGGGTGGTCGGCCGCACCGGTACGGCACGGTATCTCGGTGGTGCATTCGGGAGAACGCTACGCGTTGGGGCTGATCTTCCACGACGCCGCCTGAACCGCCGGGTTCAGCCGACAGCGAGCGCGTCCGTCGAGCGTGACCGGCCGTCAACCGCGGCGTGACCGCGGTCAACACAGTTTTGAATTTTTCTTCAGAACCTCTTGACTGATGATAGCTTCGTGAGTGAATATATCGTCAGTTTCCTAATTCTGGAGGATGTCTGGTGACGTACGATCTGGCCGCCCACAACAACTTGCACAGCGAGCAGGGCGCTCGCGAAGGCGAGCACCCCGGACGCTCGCGCAACCCGGTGATCAAGATTCACGACATCGCCTGGCTGGAGTTCGAGAAGCCCGACCTGAACCGCGCCGGGGCGTTCGCTCAGGCGTTCGGCTTCGCCGTCTCCGCACGCACCCCCGACGAGCTGCAGCTGCGTGGGGCCGACGCGGCATCGCCGTGCATCCTCATCCGGCGCGGCCATCGGTCCCGACTGGTCGGCGCGGCATTCACAGCCCAGGACAAAGACGACCTACTGCGACTGTCCGACGCGACCGGACGGACCCCTCAGCGGCTGTCCCACACGCTCGGCGGTGTCTCCGTCGACCTGACCGATCCGGGCGGGCTCACGGTCCGCGTGGTGGCGGGCACCCACCAGTTGGAACCGCTGCCGTCGCAGCCGCCGCACACCTTCAACACCGGACACGAGGTGCAGCGCATCAACGCCACCCAACGGCCGCCCCGGCGACCGGCCACCGTGCAACGGCTCGGGCACCTGGTCCTGCAGACCACCACCTACCTGCAGACACTCAATTGGTACCTCGACACCCTGGGCATGATCGTCAGCGACTTCCTGTACTACCCGGGTCAACGCGAGCGGGGCCCGACCATGAGCTTCATCCGCTGTGATCGCGGCCTGTCCCCCACCGACCACCACACCCTGGCGCTCGCGTTGGGTCCGGCCAACCGCTATGTGCATTCGGCCTATCAGGTCTGCGACCTGGATTCGTTGGCCGCCGGTGGGCAATACCTGGCCGACTGTGGGTATCGCCGGTCGTGGGGAATCGGCCGCCACATCCAGGGCAGCCAGCTCTTCGACTACTGGCGCGACCCGGAGGGGCTGCTCGTCGAGCACTTCACCGACGGAGACATGTTCGACTGCACGCTCGAACCCGGCTGGGCGCCGTTCGCGGCTTCCGGCCTTGCCCAATGGGGCCCGCATGCGACCAAAGACTTCCTCGGTGCCGACTTCAAATCCCTACCGCGAGAAGCGCTGTCGATGCTCCGGGCCTTACGCGCCGACAACGAATTCGATTCCCGCCGCCTGATGGGCCTGATCAAAGCGGCCAACTCATGAGCGTCACCATCCTTCGCACCGCAGACGCCTGGTGGGTGCAAACCGCCGACGGCGCAAGCAAAGTCGATACCGCTGCGGTAAGCACTGGCGAGTTGTTGGCCGACCGCGCGGCCATCGACGCCGCGGCGACCGGCGGTGAGCGCGTCCCGGTGGACGGCCTGCGACTGATGTCGCCGGTGACGACGCCCTGCCGAGTGGTGGCGCAGATGACCAACTTCGCCTCACACGTCAAAGACGCCGGTATGGACCCGAATTCGACTCCGCTGACCTTCTTCCGGAAGGCGTCGGGTTCGATCAGCGGGCCGTTCGACGACATCGTCAAGCCCGCGCATGTCCGGTTCTTGGACTACGAGGTCGAGATCGGGTTGGTCATCGCACGGGAATTGCCCGTCGGCGCCACCGTCACCGCCGCCAACTGGTCCGACTATGTCGGCGGCCTGGTGGTGACCAACGACGTGTCGGCGCGCGACATCCAGCTCCCCAAAACCCAGTTCTACGAAGCAAAGTCGTATCCGACGTTCACCCCGGTCGGACCGGCACTGGTGCTGCTGGATGCCG
Proteins encoded in this window:
- a CDS encoding CYTH and CHAD domain-containing protein, translated to MPVPAPKMARQLEVERKFDVVESTVSPSFDGIAAVARVEKKPPQELDAVYFDTPAQDLARNRVTLRRRTGGLDAGWHLKLPAGPDARTEIHFPITGGDAVPAELLDVVLAIVRDRPVEPVARITTRRESQFLYGADGTALAEFCNDHVTAWSAGQADGSDAGPAEQQWREWELELIDATGAAGDELLNRLSNRLLDAGAAPAGHGSKLARVLGRTSRSARGPVPVDPVHRAVAQHVEELLTWDRAVRADVDDSVHQMRVTTRKIRSLLREAPDSFGLADGAWVLDELRELAGVLGVARDAEVLAERYQHELDGLDPELVRGPVRERLVEGARRRYQTGLRRSLIAMRSKRYFRLLDALDAMVAEYPVTTFGPGPEQATPPNIDAAYRRVKKAAKAAKAARAAHAAGAAADEAEGGAAAVIHPNEALHRIRKRAKRLRYTAAATGANGVAQQAKAVQTLLGDHQDSVVSREHLLEQTEAAHAAGEDTFTYGLLYQQESDLAESCRAQLGATLRKLDKAVRKARP
- a CDS encoding 2OG-Fe(II) oxygenase, producing MSSTRWQTRADSGDWDAIAAQLSAHGGALLPRLLTVTEAARLRRLYTRDDLFRKTVDMERHRYGAGEYRYFRQPYPEPLEQLKHALYPRLLTIARDWWAKLGRDSAWPDTLDEWLQRCHAAGQTKPTALLLRYRAGDWNALHRDLYGDLVFPLQVVINLSDPATDYTGGEFLLVEQRYRAQSRGTATQLPQGHGYAFTTRDRPVPSARGWSAAPVRHGISVVHSGERYALGLIFHDAA
- a CDS encoding VOC family protein produces the protein MTYDLAAHNNLHSEQGAREGEHPGRSRNPVIKIHDIAWLEFEKPDLNRAGAFAQAFGFAVSARTPDELQLRGADAASPCILIRRGHRSRLVGAAFTAQDKDDLLRLSDATGRTPQRLSHTLGGVSVDLTDPGGLTVRVVAGTHQLEPLPSQPPHTFNTGHEVQRINATQRPPRRPATVQRLGHLVLQTTTYLQTLNWYLDTLGMIVSDFLYYPGQRERGPTMSFIRCDRGLSPTDHHTLALALGPANRYVHSAYQVCDLDSLAAGGQYLADCGYRRSWGIGRHIQGSQLFDYWRDPEGLLVEHFTDGDMFDCTLEPGWAPFAASGLAQWGPHATKDFLGADFKSLPREALSMLRALRADNEFDSRRLMGLIKAANS
- a CDS encoding fumarylacetoacetate hydrolase family protein, whose translation is MSVTILRTADAWWVQTADGASKVDTAAVSTGELLADRAAIDAAATGGERVPVDGLRLMSPVTTPCRVVAQMTNFASHVKDAGMDPNSTPLTFFRKASGSISGPFDDIVKPAHVRFLDYEVEIGLVIARELPVGATVTAANWSDYVGGLVVTNDVSARDIQLPKTQFYEAKSYPTFTPVGPALVLLDAGELGRFGELRLRLRVNGELRQDMRVAGDMIYSPLQALQGLARFQHLQPGDLVLTGTPVGTALSAPAKPVQIVSSLLPPAVKWKAFFKRQLGNPKYLHDGDVVEATIGTDDGAIDLGTQRTVVRYK